One Rhabdothermincola sediminis DNA window includes the following coding sequences:
- a CDS encoding DUF983 domain-containing protein — protein sequence MALPVSTMLRRGLVRHCPVCNEGHLFVHWVRMVPACPRCGLRFRRVPGHWLGSWFINICVVQTAVVLVLLIGVGLTYPDPPMVPITAATVLTALVAPFLFFPFSRTLWSAIDLAMRPLEFDDGVAPGFELEPDAERLRREQEGRGGP from the coding sequence ATGGCATTGCCGGTCTCCACCATGTTGCGGCGGGGACTCGTCCGCCACTGCCCGGTGTGCAACGAGGGGCATCTCTTCGTGCACTGGGTGCGGATGGTGCCCGCCTGCCCGCGCTGCGGGCTGCGGTTCCGGCGGGTGCCCGGCCATTGGCTCGGCTCGTGGTTCATCAACATCTGCGTCGTGCAGACCGCGGTGGTGCTGGTCCTGCTGATCGGGGTCGGCTTGACGTATCCCGATCCGCCCATGGTGCCGATCACCGCCGCGACGGTGCTGACTGCGCTGGTGGCCCCGTTCCTGTTCTTCCCGTTCTCGCGAACGCTGTGGTCGGCCATCGACCTGGCCATGCGGCCACTCGAGTTCGACGACGGGGTGGCGCCGGGTTTCGAGCTGGAGCCTGACGCCGAACGCTTGCGCCGGGAGCAGGAAGGCCGGGGTGGCCCGTAG
- a CDS encoding AMP-binding protein, whose product MAGAAWTTGEQHTLVEVLDARLEQDPHGPFLDLAGQAFTAAELADAAGRLAASLGELGVERGDRVASLLENGPASVVTVFAAARLGAVSVPINTAYKGEFLTHQLADSGARALIVQGDLAQRAAEVAGGLPELRAVIVEGEPAAEITGVPQHDLSTLLDRAGGTPRVEVRPADLATFIYTAGTTGPSKGCMLSHNYVVNLAAQIARTWGRRPEDVVWTPLPMFHLNALATAVVGTLLLGGRSAIARKFSVSGFWDDIARTGGTIASLLGTLAVLIANDEREHPAAQGTTLRLVAAAPMPPDISARFATRWGVETFSAGYGVTEASLISSLPAGEVNPPGAAGRPNDVEFEVLLVDDDDNPVPTGEIGEIVCRPRRPHVMFEGYWGRPEATVAASRNWWFHTGDFGRLDEDGFLYFVDRKKDYLRRRGENISSFEMEKIFLGHEDVVDVAVHSVPSPLGEDDVKVTAVLQPGSTLTEEALCRWAVERVPYFAVPRYIEFRHELPRNPVGRVLKYQLREEGVTPTTWDAEAVGVTFEKR is encoded by the coding sequence ATGGCAGGGGCGGCGTGGACCACCGGTGAGCAGCACACGCTGGTCGAGGTGCTCGATGCACGGCTCGAGCAGGATCCGCACGGGCCGTTCCTCGACCTCGCCGGCCAGGCGTTCACGGCTGCCGAGTTGGCCGACGCCGCCGGCCGGCTCGCCGCCAGCCTGGGCGAGCTGGGGGTGGAGCGTGGCGATCGGGTGGCCTCGCTGTTGGAGAACGGGCCGGCCAGCGTGGTGACCGTGTTCGCGGCGGCCCGCCTCGGGGCGGTGTCGGTGCCGATCAACACCGCCTACAAGGGCGAGTTCCTCACCCACCAGCTCGCCGACTCGGGAGCGCGGGCACTCATCGTGCAGGGCGATCTGGCCCAGCGGGCGGCGGAGGTCGCCGGCGGCCTGCCCGAGCTGCGGGCGGTGATCGTGGAGGGCGAGCCCGCCGCCGAGATCACCGGCGTGCCCCAGCACGACCTCTCGACGCTGCTCGATCGGGCGGGTGGTACGCCCCGGGTGGAGGTGCGCCCGGCCGATCTGGCCACGTTCATCTACACCGCCGGCACCACCGGTCCTTCGAAGGGCTGCATGCTGAGCCACAACTACGTGGTGAACCTGGCGGCCCAGATCGCTCGCACCTGGGGCCGGCGCCCGGAGGACGTGGTGTGGACGCCGCTGCCGATGTTCCACCTCAACGCACTGGCCACCGCGGTGGTGGGAACCCTGCTGCTCGGTGGACGATCGGCGATCGCCCGGAAGTTCTCCGTCTCGGGGTTCTGGGACGACATTGCCCGCACCGGCGGCACCATCGCCTCACTACTCGGCACGCTCGCGGTGCTGATCGCGAACGACGAGCGGGAGCATCCCGCCGCCCAGGGCACCACCTTGCGGTTGGTCGCCGCGGCTCCGATGCCACCGGACATCTCGGCCCGATTCGCGACCCGCTGGGGGGTGGAGACCTTCAGCGCGGGCTACGGGGTGACCGAGGCGTCGTTGATCTCCTCACTGCCCGCCGGCGAGGTGAACCCGCCGGGCGCGGCGGGCAGGCCCAACGACGTGGAGTTCGAGGTGCTGCTCGTCGACGACGACGACAACCCGGTCCCGACCGGTGAGATCGGCGAGATCGTCTGCCGGCCGCGCCGGCCCCACGTCATGTTCGAGGGCTACTGGGGCCGCCCGGAAGCCACCGTCGCCGCCAGCCGCAACTGGTGGTTCCACACCGGCGACTTCGGGCGGCTCGACGAGGACGGGTTCCTCTATTTCGTGGACCGCAAGAAGGACTACCTGCGCCGCCGGGGGGAGAACATCTCGAGCTTCGAGATGGAGAAGATCTTCCTCGGCCACGAGGATGTGGTCGACGTGGCGGTGCACTCGGTACCGAGCCCCCTCGGTGAGGACGACGTCAAGGTCACCGCGGTGCTGCAACCGGGCTCGACGCTCACCGAGGAGGCGCTGTGCCGCTGGGCCGTCGAGCGGGTGCCGTACTTCGCCGTGCCCCGCTACATCGAGTTCCGCCACGAGCTGCCCCGCAACCCCGTGGGCCGGGTACTGAAGTACCAGCTGCGCGAGGAAGGGGTGACGCCCACCACCTGGGACGCCGAGGCGGTTGGCGTCACCTTCGAGAAGCGCTGA